The Castanea sativa cultivar Marrone di Chiusa Pesio chromosome 4, ASM4071231v1 sequence atctatctatctatttatttataatatattataaaagttggatCACTCAATTTGTTGATGCACACAACAATAACAAGTGATGCAGTTTTTTATCTATTTAGAATCATGTGGACAAATAGTGCCACATGACAAGTAGCAATTTGTCCACAACATAATGATGACAAATGTCCATTTTTCCAAACATACTATGATGACATGTCATCTCTTCTTAAAACTAAAAGGCTcataaaaagattttattaagAAAGACTATTCATTTACTACTaaattctttcaatttttcttcttctaaaaagaaaaaaaaaatcttttcatttttttctagCTCCGTTTATTTCAAAAGAAAACTTTATGTAAAGatattttttcatgttttttaatAGTTGGTAGTATCTAAAAAATTAGTCAAAGGGAAACTATTTtcaatcaacaaaaaaatatggcttatttttagaaattgttttctaccaatttttttgaaaaaaaaaaaaaaaaactctatctcACCGCAAACTAAATAAGAAAGCTTAGAAGATTGCTTTTTAACTCATTTAAGGTTGCtaccaaatataggaaaatgtgatatttttatagaaaatactttttggaaaatgactcatttttttaGAGAACATTATCGttgaaacaaatagagcataaaaaaattatttcatttccacctctatatataaatatatatatatatatattctttctttttttgctatttattattcatatttGAGCATTTGATAATGAACAATATAATcatataaagataataataataacaatcacTTACAGGTTCTAGCCTATAAAGTTTgcataaaatctttaaaaataaaagttttataattaaaaaatagtagAAAAAGACAACATTATTTACATTGATGAAATAATAGAATATTGAAACTTCTTAAAATAGGCCAAATTGAAATAATTATAGAATATTGATCCTTCTTAAAATAGGCCAAATTAATGAGTACTTATATTTAccattccttcttcttcttcttttgagagagtttcaacctatagcgtctactcttgatgataactctttatcatcagatcaagacaccaatcaatttttgataTAGGCGAAGATTGAATCACAAATCTTtgatacaaccatcagagactttaccagttgagctaactggaaccccagatctcttattttcCAGATCTCTTATTGCTTAAATATTTCCATTTAAATGGGCTTCATTAAAAGACTCCAAAAAAGTGCAATTTTGCACTTTTGTTTTACCTTCTACTACCTTTCAAAATTACCTTCAAAAAGTTagtcatttttttctttcatttatttcaaattACCTATTGTATTAGATATTTAGTTTAAAGTAAATAAACATACCTTAcaatataaagtttttttaaaagtggaaacaaaaaatttcaactctCAACCATTATTgaaaaatccattaaaaaaattccaaacatAACACTTTCTTGTTGACCCAAACGTCAAACAAAGTTTACTAATTAAGCACATTTAGTTCAATTACActaattttgaagaattttcaaatataattctCATACCTTAAGGCATATACAaaacttttttaacttttgagttccaaaacaatcttttttttttttttttagaatactaagtatttttaacacatacaCAAAGAAATGGGAGAAGGTCTTAAAGAATTTGTAGTTTGGCCACtgaataaatgttaaaaaaatcaagtcaGTTAATTGTTATagaattattttccaaaatattcaCCGATATTTCTTCATTCCAAACAACAATACACACATCTTAATTTATGTCATGTGACTTGAAAAGTTGCTTCCTTTGCTTCTAACTCCAACTTGAATCGCTAATTATTTTGATGTAGTTTTTTGGTGTGATTTTTTAACCATCACTAACACCACCCTCTTCATCTTTCTCCTTCCTAAGAACACACCAAATAATAggatttctaaaataaataaaaattttatccataaattttatcaaacagATTGTACACATGTAATAAAAACATGGCTATTAATATTCTATTAAGTTATAGTAGATATAATAAACACAACATTATCATTCTCGTATAAATCAATCCTTATACAAATTGTGTTTGTTTCCAAAAGCATTTATAAAACAATACTTGCTAGCATCTTAGGGAAACATGTACAAAATTGTAGCAAAAATGTATTTATATTGgtagttaaatttaaaatattaattacccTTTATGTATATACTTGTTATAATGTCGGTTTGCATGCATACAAACCAACAATAGCAAAACAATGTTCAAATTAATAAGCATATATAGCAAAAACCAAATAGTTGTGTGTTAGAAATGACTTAACAGAAGTGTTCTGTCCACTCTTGTGAAACATGCTAACTTTTCGACGTTAAATAAgctattttttattagtgattACAAAACTTCATGGTATACTGTACACATTGGGCTCATATTGGAATTGGGATCCGAAGGAAACTTTACTCCGTTTGCATAAAGTGTTAGTCCAGATATCAAGGAGATATGTCAAGCTGAGGTAATAAATTAGTATTTCCAACTCAAATGAGATTGTGTAAAAAGTTTCAAGACAGGTGCTAATCATGAATTTCTTCGACTCCAACAACATAACACTTCattaaggaaataaaattattgttaccAAAACCCAATAGAAGTTACATTTGCAGTAAATGATCCTCCTAGACTTAGAGGCTTTGGACTATGAAGTTGTATACAAAGTCATTCATTCACGAGCAACTACCACTACCTGCTTTCCAACATTACGGCCGGTGAAGAGCCCTATCAGTGCTGCAGGGGCACTCTCCAGACCTTCAGCTACATCTTCCACATAAGTTATCTTCCCTTCTTTAATATGAGGCAGAACCAACTCCAGGAACTTTGGATAGAGGTGGTAGTATTCAAAAACCATGAATCCTTCCATCCGGATCCGTTTCCCAACCAGAGTCATTAAATTGTGCACACCTTCAGGGTGCTCAAGGTTGTACTGCGAAATCATCCCACATACAGCAATGCGGCCATGGGCCCTCATGTTGAGTAGCACTGCATCAAGCATCTTTCCCCCAacattctcaaaataaatatcaatgCCTTCTGGAAAGTACCTGAAAGAAAAACACCTCAACCCTCTAGATTTGAGCACCATGAATGCCAATAAAAGATCAGTCACCCTTGGTTCCCCAAGCACAtagattaaaactaaaaatgtaaggaaaaaaacttttttcacaaatgctgatatgatttattgtgattgGTGTGCAATAAATCACAGTAGGCCATATTAGCAATTGAGCGAAAAGTTGGGTATGAATTGGACTTAGATTAAAGTGGCGTTACTCAAATCGAAACAAGTCATGTCAACcattgttaaaaatattgttccCTTAAAATTACACTCCTCTCATTATGTTTgcagcaattttttttctcttttattttttcctttttttattagtaagttGCTCATGCACTTAGTGGGTTTAGAACTCACAACCTCACTATCAATCTCATTATTAAGGGAGGACGAAGTGCCAATTGAGTAATAGATCATtgtcatatttttttactttctatAAAATAGAATAAGCACAAAGTTGTTAATTCGTGTACCAAAAATAAGTGTAATCAAAGCCATCTTACAGATTTGAAAAGTACCCTGTTGTAAATGGGCTGCCTTGTATGACAATGAAAGTCAAAATAATCCCTTAGGTAAACCATGTTTCTTGAATTAAATATCATATATGAGGGAATGTCTTCAATATTGAGATAACGGTTATTAAGAGCTTCCTTCAGTAGAAACTAGAAACCATAGATTCTTAGTCAAAGTCTCATGTGATAGTTACATATATTGATTACTGCATAAATTACTACTAACCTTTTTAAAGCTGCATGTAAGTCAGGCTCTTCTTTGTAGTTAAAGGCCTCATTGAAACCAAACTTGTTCTTCAGCAAATCAACCTTATATTGCAGAAATGATAGAGGAAAGCAATAAAAGCAGATTAAAAAAATGCTGGTTAATGAAGTTGCACACAGGTCAAGTAAACCCtaaataagagtaaaaaatTGTCTGAGTATGACAATCGACCATGACCAGTGGTCCCgtggaaacaaataaaaagtcACTTTTGACAAAagtcaaaaaccttgaaccaaaCAGAGCCACTCCCATAAACTTAAACATAAGTGACAGTCACATTAATTAAATATGTGTTTGGACATGTGACGGAATTTGTCTGTATGCATAAGACAGAtaaggagaatttttttttgataatgatgACTATTAacagcctttaaaaaaaaaaaaaatcaataacaagaATGCATGACACCAGAGGTCAGGCTTTGGTGTGATGGCAGACACCTTCCATCCAAAGCAACAGACAGCGGGTTCAGGTCCATAAATCAGTCTCTCCAAAACAAGGAAGTTTGGCTACCTAGTAAGGTCGCACACAAATCACCTCTCCCAAACTCCGACAACGCCAGCACAGCTCTATGCTCATGGAATCTTGGAATGAGTGTTGGAAATGAGTAGGCACCATTGTTGTGTCTACTAGTGtgagaaatagaaaaattatatgcTCTAGCCATTAAGAGAGTGAGCACTCTTTATCTAGGAGTACCAGATGCAGAATATCACCCATAGAACAACTTTTAACTGATTACGGATGAGTTGAATGAGAAAATTAACTAAAGTGTAAAGACAAATGCAGGTACTATTCTAAGTAATGGACACATTGAACCCTCATGATAAGCAGACTCACCTTTTCTTTGCTTCCAGCACTTCCAACGACATAGCAACCCAATAGCTTGGCGAACTGTCCTACAAGTTGACCAACTGCCCCAGAAGCTGCTGAAATGAAGACATGCTCTCCTTTCTTAGGAGAGCAAATCTCATAAAAACCAGCATAAGCAGTCATACCGGGCATACCTACATATAGTAAATATGTTAGATGAGCCTTGAGTACAAAGGAAAACATAGTACAATAAAATGACTAGCAAAATTACTTGCTCAATTGCTATATGTGCCCTAATAATGGTTTTTATTACTATGTGATAgccacaatctcccccactcaccctctcccccccccccccccggcccccccaataaaaaaaacctcCAGCCTGGTAAGTCAATGATGCCAGACTCACCAAATGCTTCAATGGTAAATAAGTTCTCTTTTGGACACAAATAACActactaaattttgaaaagaaagaggcGCATATGGCTGGATAAATTCATATTCTACTTcactagagagagagaagtcgGCAACTTAACTAAGAACTGTGTCAGCCACTGGAGCAGGCTCTTTCAATTTATAGAGATGCATGAGACTACAAAATTAACATCCATGATCATGATTACAACATTACTAAATTTACATCCTAGATCATGAATATAACATTACAAAATTAGCAATTATTTAATGCTTTTGAGATCATAGTGACTATAAGATTAACATCCATGATCATGATTCCAACATtactatttgaaaattttatgctACTTGTATACTATTTCCCATGGGTTACAGCCCCTTCATATTTCAATGGAATTGCAAAATTGTGCTCAATTTCATATGTGGCAATTCCACCAAGATCCCTTCTTTAGTTGGGGGATGGAATTCAAATTCAGAAAATCACAGCTATTCCTGTAGGTCAAATATCACCATACATGGCGCAGAGGTTTGAAACTTCCCTTTAAAATACACTTTTTTAAACCTCACTTTAGTACAATTTTTTCTAATAGCacattttcaaaaagctgaaaaATAAACCATACCAAATGAGAACATATAACACTGAAAAATTGCTTAATAATCTTAATGGGTTACTTAGTCTTGCATATGGCATCACTCAAGTACATAAAAAGAGGATGATAAATTTCAACTATTTTGTCTGTTTTGATGCAGCCAAagcataataaaattaaataaataagaagggGTTGGGGTGAGCTTACCAAGAAGTCCAGTATAGTAGGAGAGAGGCACATCAGTGTGATTAATTTTAAACAGTCTCTCTGTTGTGGTAATGAGACTATATTCTTCCCATCCAGTCAGCCCCCAAACCAAGTCACCTTTCTTGAAGTTTGGATGCCCAGAATCCAAAACTTTAGCAACTCCATATCCAGTAATGGGCTGCATAGTTTCAACATCAAGGTCATCAATTCAAGCACCCCCTTGACACAACATTAatcagggggaaaaaaaaacaattaatcatGGTGTTGTTTAAAATTAAGCTTctagtcttttatttattattattggtaagttataAACACAGCCAAAGAGCCTTGAATCTCAAACTTTTATAATCAACTATTGTTATAGAAAATTAAACTTCGACCCTAATGTTGGTTCTAGTCAACTCAATTCATACATATCTTTGTTATCCAATAATGAACTTAAGCTCAAATCCCGCCTACACcaaaccgattggtgtcttggccTTTTCATAGAGagcaaattttagaatttgacaaccacttgtaagttgtaactaatgattacaatttttgttttttaatataaacaatttaagaacatagaaattcaaaacatatgagtattttaatataatatatgaatttGAC is a genomic window containing:
- the LOC142631797 gene encoding 2-alkenal reductase (NADP(+)-dependent)-like; translation: MASGGGGVEEVSNKQVILKDYVSGFPKESDMYLNASGTIKLKVPEGSNAILVKNLYLSCDPYMRPRMRQPIPGNETYVQPYKPGSPITGYGVAKVLDSGHPNFKKGDLVWGLTGWEEYSLITTTERLFKINHTDVPLSYYTGLLGMPGMTAYAGFYEICSPKKGEHVFISAASGAVGQLVGQFAKLLGCYVVGSAGSKEKVDLLKNKFGFNEAFNYKEEPDLHAALKRYFPEGIDIYFENVGGKMLDAVLLNMRAHGRIAVCGMISQYNLEHPEGVHNLMTLVGKRIRMEGFMVFEYYHLYPKFLELVLPHIKEGKITYVEDVAEGLESAPAALIGLFTGRNVGKQVVVVARE